The Danio rerio strain Tuebingen ecotype United States chromosome 1, GRCz12tu, whole genome shotgun sequence genome includes a region encoding these proteins:
- the LOC141375161 gene encoding uncharacterized protein: protein MEISSRKAAEYKDMSDLKIVMVVESGAGKSSSENTIPGEKVFDEKSTDESVNEKCQKHQQEVSDRMISIIDTPEVCDTPINEEEPKKEMEICIEMPALAQAEQGGSHVLNNTDEENRSQVSVLLENEEECSSNELLMDTQKSIRFSSMTRTQKAVFVGAGLLGGAIGGAGAVAGAVANAAVALAAVPVAFIAAGVAIMVDGAALALIDVLQAYMKRRNKGSGIQRL from the coding sequence ACATGTCAGACCTCAAGATTGTAATGGTGGTTGAAAGCGGAGCTGGGAAGAGCTCATCAGAAAACACCATCCCAGGAGAAAAAGTGTTTGACGAAAAATCCACTGATGAATCTGTGAACGAGAAATGCCAGAAACACCAGCAAGAGGTGAGCGATCGAATGATCTCCATCATCGACACTCCAGAAGTGTGTGATACGCCAATAAATGAAGAAGAACCGAAGAAAGAAATGGAGATATGCATTGAGATGCCTGCTCTAGCACAAGCTGAACAAGGTGGCTCTCATGTCCTCAACAACACAGATGAAGAAAACAGATCTCAGGTCAGTGTACTGCTGGAGAATGAAGAAGAGTGTTCCAGTAATGAGCTGCTGATGGACACTCAGAAGAGCATCCGTTTCTCGTCGATGACCAGGACTCAGAAAGCAGTGTTTGTGGGAGCAGGTCTGCTCGGAGGAGCCATTGGAGGAGCAGGAGCTGTTGCTGGAGCCGTGGCTAACGCCGCTGTGGCTTTAGCAGCCGTCCCTGTGGCTTTTATCGCTGCAGGAGTCGCCATCATGGTCGACGGAGCTGCTCTGGCTCTTATAGATGTACTGCAAGCATACATGAAGAGGAGAAATAAAGGCAGCGGTATACAAAGGTTGTGA